From the genome of Thiomicrorhabdus indica:
TTCGCCCAAACTTTCCCCCGCTTCTTGCAACGATTGTGCTAGATGAAAGTCTTTCAGAAAATTCACTCCATCAATAACCGTTACCATTGTGTCCAAATTGGCAACATCTGACAGTGAACGTCCAAATTCATCTGCAAAAGTAAAGGTTTCAGCGACAGGCAAAGGCTCCGAAATCCCTGTCGATTCAATCAACAAATAATCAAAACGTCCTGATTCAGCCAAGTTTGCAACCTCAATCAAAAGGTCTTCTCGCAGAGTACAGCAGATACATCCGTTAGACATTTCGACCATCTTTTCTTGTGATCGGTTTAATTCAACTTCGCCATTCAATAAGTCAGCATCAATATTAACCTCACTCATATCATTGACAATGACAGCAACTCGCAAATCTTCACGGTTATTAAGAATTTGATTTAAAAGCGTCGTTTTACCGGCGCCTAAAAAACCCGATAAAACCGTGACCGGCAAGCGAGATGAAGTTTGTGGTACATTCGTCATAAGCTGAGTTCTCCTTATTTTAACAAAATGTTATAACGTAACATTTAAAAACTCAATAACGAAAAAGAAAGAAAGCGAATTTTTATAGGCTTTATTTAGGTTTGTGACCCGTCCTAAATAAGATTGACACTTTTTCTGAACCGAAAAGGAAAAAGTAATGTCTTCAAACACTAAGCGCACACAGCGCGATTATTCCCTCGCTTTTAAATTGTCCGTTGTAGACCAAGTCGAAAAAGGCGAAATGACTTATAAACAAGCGCAAGCACATTATGGTATCCAAGGACGATCTACCGTTTTAGTTTGGCTTAGAAAGCATGGTAAGTTAAATTGGTCTGACGCCAACGCCATTAACCGACATCTTCGAGGAATCATTATGCCGACGACTAAAGCTGAAAAGACGCCAGAGCAGCGCATTAAAGAGCTTGAACAAGAACTCGCCGAAGAAAAACTCAAAGCCCAATTCTTTGAAGGCGTCGTCAAAGTCATGAAAGAGGACTTTGGAGTTAGCTTGACAAAAAAGCGGTTAGCCGAGTTATCGATCAAAAACAGATCCAAGGGCTCAACATAAGCAATGCTTGTCGATTCTTACAGATAAGCCGTCAGGCTTACTACCAAGGATTACAAAGGCAGCGGCTCAAAGAAAAGCAATACCGGATGATTCTGGATTTTGTACAAGCGATACGTATCAGCCAGCCGCGGATTGGTACCCGAAAGCTACACAACTTGCTATTAGCTAAAGCCCAAGAAGGATTGAAGATTGGACGAGACAAGTTGTTTGACTTGTTACGTTGGCAGCGTTTATTAGTGCCTAATAAGCGAGCCTATCATAAAACCACGCACAGTCATCATCGGTTTTATAAGCACCCCAATCTCATCAAAGAGCAGGGGCAAAGGCGTTTAGCCAAAGCGCCAGAGAAACTCTGGGTTGCAGACATTACCTATTTACCAGTACAACACGGCCAGGCCTATCTCAGCTTAGTCACCGATGCCTGTTCTCGTAAGATCGTTGGCTACCATGTGCACGACACTTTGCATGCTCAACCAGTCCTTCAGGCATTAAAGAACGCAGTGAAAAATAGATTAGGAAAAGGGGCACTCATTCATCACTCGGATAGAGGGATTCAGTACTGTTCAAAACCTTATCAAGTGTTCCATGAAAAACATGGCATTATCTGTTCGATGACGGATGGTTATGATTGCTATCAAAACGCTTTGGCGGAGAGAGTGAACGGGATTCTGAAGAATGAGTTTTTATTAACCAAGCCAAAGGATGTTGATCAGGCTCGACAAATGGTGAAAGAGTCGATTGAAATCTACAATACTCAACGTCCACACTTGGCGTTAAAATACAAAACGCCCGATGAAGTTCATCGAGCGTTTTTTACCTGAAAAAAGTGTCAACTTATTTCAGGACGGGACATTGTAAGCTATTGATTGGTAAAAGAAGGTTACTGACAGCTTCTGCAAAGGCCGTGAATTTCTAAACTGGGTTGTTGAACTTTAAAATGAAGCTTTTCAGCTTGCTCTTGAATTTCATGAAGTAATGCATGAGAGATAAGAGCCTCTTCGACTGCCCCACATTCATCACAAATAAAAAACTGAGTCATATCATTATGCGAACAATGCTCTCCAATATGATCACACACCACAAATTGACGTGTTGAAGCCATGCGATGGATAAGGCCATTCTCTTCCAAAAAACTTAATGCACGATAAATGGTTGGAGGTTGAGCGCCCAGTTGAGCTCCATCACGGTATTTATCAAGAATGTCATAAGCACTCATTGGCTGCGCAGCATTCATAAGAATCGTTAGTACCGCTTCTCTTATCGGCGTAAATTTCTGGCCATTTGCTTGGCAAAGTTTTCTTGCATGTTCAATAGAATTCATTGGATACCTAATGTAATCGTTTCGACAATTATAAAAGACCTTCTTGAGAAATCTACAAACGCTGACACTTATTCGCAAACAATCATGGGCCTTATACGAAATAAACCTTCAGAGCTCCCATTTTTTAATGACAACAATTCTCATTTATTCTTGACTTTTAAATTGAGCTTCTTATCATTTATAAAAAATAACAATCATTATTATTTACATTAACAAATGTGACAAATTTTAGCTTTCTTGAAAAATTAAACATCCGGAACTCTAATTCATGAATCTTTATATCAGAAACAGTCTAAAACCACTGCAAGTCGCGATAATTATGGCAATTAGTAGCGCAACTTCTGCCCAAACAGAACGCTCTATGGTTTCGGTTGAAGATTCACTAACTCAATCTGAATCAAATTACACCCAAACCAATGATGGTCCCCCACCTCTATTCTATGAAAACCGAAGATAGCATATTGGATATATCTGGGGGCCACTTCTTGGTCAGCTTGCTTATGCAGGAACCAAACTCACTTTCTAAACACATTATTAATTAATACAGGAAGCCAAATTCAGATTTTTTTGACATTGGCTTTTACCATAAACGGCGACAAACCTTGAAGAATTACAATGAAAAACCTTACTCGTTTCCAATACTCAATGGAATTAAACCTCAATGAAGTGATTGCAGAAAACAATCAACTTAAAGAAACACTTTCCGCAACACAGAAAGAATTAAGCGTTTTAAAAAGCCAATATGCAGCACTCGAAGAAGACTTTATTCATGCACTAAAATGTGAGAATAAAGCCACCTGTCCCAAATCGAATGTTCCTCAAACCATTCGTAGCCCATCCACTCAGAAAAAATAGTCTCTTTTCCCCTCGGCTGAGTACATCAATTTTTTTGATACCGGCCGGTGGCTCCCATTCAATCGATTAAAAATAATTATTAAAAGGAAATGGTTGTTAGCAAAAAACTATCAATAGTTTAAAAATAT
Proteins encoded in this window:
- a CDS encoding IS3 family transposase (programmed frameshift) yields the protein MSSNTKRTQRDYSLAFKLSVVDQVEKGEMTYKQAQAHYGIQGRSTVLVWLRKHGKLNWSDANAINRHLRGIIMPTTKAEKTPEQRIKELEQELAEEKLKAQFFEGVVKVMKEDFGVSLNKKAVSRVIDQKQIQGLNISNACRFLQISRQAYYQGLQRQRLKEKQYRMILDFVQAIRISQPRIGTRKLHNLLLAKAQEGLKIGRDKLFDLLRWQRLLVPNKRAYHKTTHSHHRFYKHPNLIKEQGQRRLAKAPEKLWVADITYLPVQHGQAYLSLVTDACSRKIVGYHVHDTLHAQPVLQALKNAVKNRLGKGALIHHSDRGIQYCSKPYQVFHEKHGIICSMTDGYDCYQNALAERVNGILKNEFLLTKPKDVDQARQMVKESIEIYNTQRPHLALKYKTPDEVHRAFFT
- a CDS encoding Fur family transcriptional regulator, whose protein sequence is MNSIEHARKLCQANGQKFTPIREAVLTILMNAAQPMSAYDILDKYRDGAQLGAQPPTIYRALSFLEENGLIHRMASTRQFVVCDHIGEHCSHNDMTQFFICDECGAVEEALISHALLHEIQEQAEKLHFKVQQPSLEIHGLCRSCQ